From Phycodurus eques isolate BA_2022a chromosome 1, UOR_Pequ_1.1, whole genome shotgun sequence, one genomic window encodes:
- the LOC133399272 gene encoding troponin C, skeletal muscle-like, with product MPTDAQSDARSFLTEEMIAEFKAAFDMFDTDGGGDISTKELGTVMRMLGQNPSREELDAIIEEVDEDGSGTIDFEEFLVMMVQQLKEDQAGKSEEELSECFRIFDKNADGFIDREEFGDILHMTGEAITEEDIDEMFGESDNNKDGKIDFDEFLKMMENVQ from the exons CCCACTGACGCTCAAAGCGACGCCCGCTCCTTCCTCACTGAGGAGATGATTGCAG AGTTCAAGGCCGCCTTCGACATGTTCGACACCGACGGCGGCGGTGACATCAGCACCAAGGAGCTGGGCACCGTGATGAGGATGTTGGGACAAAACCCGTCGAGGGAGGAGCTGGACGCCATCATTGAGGAAGTGGATGAGGACG GCAGCGGTACCATCGACTTCGAGGAGTTCTTGGTCATGATGGTGCAACAGTTGAAGGAGGACCAGGCCGGGAAGAGTGAGGAGGAGCTTTCCGAATGCTTCCGTATTTTCGACAA GAACGCAGACGGGTTCATCGACCGAGAGGAGTTTGGAGACATTCTGCACATGACCGGAGAAGCCATCACAGAGGAAGACATCGATGAGATGTTTGGCGAGTCGGACAATAACAAGGACGGAAAGATTGATTTTGATG AGTTTTTGAAGATGATGGAGAACGTTCAGTAA